One genomic region from Fictibacillus marinisediminis encodes:
- the ltaE gene encoding low-specificity L-threonine aldolase: protein MIDLRSDTVTKPTEEMRRAMYEAEVGDDVYSEDPSINALEEAAAEILGKENALFVTSGTQGNQVAILTHSVSGSEVIMEADSHIFMYEAAAASAFAGIQPRPLKGIRGSIQPEDLLQAIRSEDIHHPETSLVCLENTHNRAGGAVISAEDMAAIYKICRTNKIPVHLDGARLFNAAAASNLSVKTLSSHCDTVQICLSKGLGAPAGSILAGSASFIHKAKKWRKRLGGGLRQGGVLAAPGMIALKKMAHRLHDDHIKAAKLAQSLAEQPALFVENRVDTNIVLVNIGQTGFSTSRFLQLLKEEGVLAVAFGPQTIRFTTHYEISIKDIEQAIEKISKIVSAKVILH from the coding sequence ATGATTGATTTAAGAAGCGATACGGTAACGAAACCCACCGAAGAGATGCGCAGGGCCATGTATGAAGCAGAAGTGGGGGATGATGTATACAGTGAAGACCCTTCCATTAATGCGTTAGAAGAAGCGGCTGCAGAAATCCTTGGAAAAGAGAATGCGCTTTTTGTTACGAGCGGGACCCAGGGGAATCAAGTAGCAATTCTGACCCATTCTGTTTCAGGCAGTGAGGTTATCATGGAAGCAGATTCTCACATTTTTATGTATGAAGCGGCGGCTGCTTCCGCCTTTGCGGGGATTCAGCCACGTCCGCTAAAGGGGATAAGGGGATCGATACAGCCTGAGGACTTATTACAGGCAATCAGAAGCGAGGATATTCATCATCCTGAGACTAGCCTTGTTTGTCTGGAGAATACACACAATCGAGCTGGAGGGGCAGTTATTTCAGCAGAAGACATGGCAGCAATCTATAAAATATGCAGGACCAATAAGATTCCTGTACATCTTGATGGAGCCAGGCTTTTTAATGCAGCCGCCGCAAGCAATTTATCCGTAAAGACACTTTCATCACATTGTGATACTGTACAAATCTGTTTATCGAAGGGATTGGGTGCTCCGGCAGGTTCTATCCTGGCTGGCTCTGCTTCATTTATTCATAAAGCAAAAAAATGGAGAAAACGGCTTGGAGGCGGACTGCGGCAAGGGGGAGTCCTTGCGGCTCCGGGAATGATCGCTCTAAAGAAGATGGCTCACCGTCTTCATGATGATCACATAAAGGCGGCAAAGCTTGCACAAAGCCTGGCGGAACAGCCAGCACTTTTTGTGGAGAACAGGGTCGATACGAACATAGTACTCGTTAATATTGGACAAACTGGCTTTTCTACCAGCCGTTTTTTACAGTTATTGAAAGAAGAAGGAGTCCTTGCTGTGGCTTTCGGACCACAAACCATACGTTTTACAACACATTATGAAATATCCATCAAAGATATCGAACAGGCTATCGAAAAGATATCGAAAATCGTATCAGCAAAAGTTATCCTTCACTAA
- a CDS encoding vanadium-dependent haloperoxidase, whose protein sequence is MGKHVTYPTWNSLYKKFEKREAVGVEPTAGNWPTYFLRRNRRGEFTDFNGEVIEWEIKDPSEVDFTGKELTIVRSTLNKLTAKQKKIAKYYAGMPTSNWSLVAGKLISAYQLSPPLAARMLSALQLGISDTLCVVWHYKYLWDVARPIQLDPSLKTVICTPRFPSYVSGHAAVAGCANTILSHFFPHEAEKLHDIAEEDAASRLFSGIHFHADNEEGLKLGTQIGEYVVSALNYQKITVEVQKSNKHANLSTHYASPLDDCQHCESILDRHIK, encoded by the coding sequence ATGGGTAAACATGTCACGTATCCGACCTGGAATTCACTGTACAAAAAATTTGAGAAGAGAGAAGCAGTTGGAGTGGAACCGACCGCAGGCAATTGGCCGACCTATTTCCTAAGAAGAAACAGAAGGGGAGAGTTTACGGATTTTAATGGAGAAGTTATTGAATGGGAGATCAAAGACCCATCGGAAGTTGATTTTACAGGTAAAGAGTTAACAATCGTTAGATCAACATTAAATAAACTGACTGCCAAGCAAAAAAAAATAGCGAAATATTATGCAGGGATGCCGACATCCAACTGGTCATTGGTGGCAGGAAAACTGATCAGCGCTTATCAGCTTTCACCTCCTCTTGCAGCACGGATGCTGTCTGCTTTGCAGCTGGGTATTTCTGATACGTTGTGTGTCGTCTGGCATTACAAATATCTCTGGGATGTTGCAAGGCCAATACAGCTTGATCCTTCTCTGAAAACCGTCATATGTACTCCGCGCTTCCCTTCATATGTCTCTGGGCATGCAGCAGTAGCCGGATGCGCAAACACTATTCTTTCTCATTTTTTTCCTCACGAAGCAGAAAAATTGCATGATATAGCTGAAGAAGATGCGGCATCCCGATTATTTTCAGGAATCCATTTTCATGCCGATAATGAAGAGGGGCTTAAACTGGGTACTCAAATTGGTGAATATGTGGTCTCCGCCTTGAACTATCAAAAAATCACGGTTGAAGTTCAGAAGAGCAACAAGCATGCGAATCTATCCACTCATTATGCCAGTCCGCTGGACGATTGCCAGCACTGTGAATCCATTTTGGATCGCCATATTAAATAA